In Mercurialis annua linkage group LG6, ddMerAnnu1.2, whole genome shotgun sequence, the following are encoded in one genomic region:
- the LOC126687197 gene encoding NAD-dependent protein deacetylase HST1-like has translation MVKENTSPGSSSESEFEETEKLSDEEKNVKKISDYEKQRLSRIAENKARMEALGLHKMASSLGSSVQKTVKNRKISQRKGKSKVVDDYDEDYRPNNDDDDDERDDDDFDDKDDDEDEDFVRNSSSKSRKNKVKRGVSKPKKKFLSELHFGSADNIGEEDDELMQAIALSLQDSAKVATLKERKENNNIQEDSGTKKRKKPLSNRAQMTEDDLVLYFFQFDEQGSGYLTVRDLQRLATAHDFTWTDRELDEMIHYFDSDRDGRLSLDDFGKIASRCNMIQRSEKS, from the exons ATGGTGAAGGAAAATACATCGCCAGGTTCGAGTTCAGAGTCAGAATTCGAAGAAACTGAAAAATTAAGCGACGAAGAAAAGAATGTTAAAAAGATATCAGATTATGAGAAACAGAGGCTCTCAAGAATTGCGGAAAACAAAGCAAGGATGGAGGCGTTGGGTCTTCATAAAATGGCGTCTTCTTTAGGCTCTTCAGTTCAGAAGACGGTGAAGAATCGGAAAATTAGTCAGCGTAAGGGGAAAAGTAAGGTCGTTGATGATTATGACGAAGATTATCGGCCTAATAAtgacgatgatgatgatgagcGAGATGACGATGATTTTGATGACAAAGATGACgatgaagatgaagattttGTGAGAAATTCTTCTTCAAAATCCCGTAAAAACAAG GTTAAGAGGGGAGTCTCAAAACCGAAGAAGAAATTTCTTTCTGAACTGCATTTTGGCAGTGCAGATAACATTGGTGAAGAGGATGATGAGCTAATGCAG GCCATTGCCCTTTCATTACAAGATTCTGCAAAAGTTGCCACCCTTAAAGAGAGAAAGGAAAATAATAACATTCAGGAAGATTCAGGAACGAAGAAGAGGAAAAAACCG TTAAGTAATAGGGCTCAGATGACTGAGGATGACCTGGTCTTATACTTCTTTCAGTTTGATG AACAAGGGAGCGGGTATTTAACAGTTAGAGATCTACAAAGACTTGCAACGGCTCATGATTTTACGTGGACAGATAGGGAATTGGATGAGATGATACATTATTTCGATAGTGATAGAGATGGAAGg CTAAGTCTCGACGATTTTGGTAAGATTGCTAGCCGTTGTAACATGATTCAAAGGTCTGAAAAGTCTTGA
- the LOC126687198 gene encoding vesicle-associated protein 1-2 yields the protein MANLELLTIEPQELQFPFELKKQISCSLQLLNKSDNYVAFKVKTTNPKKYCVRPNTGMVLPRSTCDVIVTMQAQKEAPLDLQCKDKFLLQSVVASPGATAKDINAEMFNKDAGHVVEESKLRVVYVAPPRLPSPVHEGSEEGSSPRASVSDNGNLTERSVVSKAFAERHEPQNNSVETKSLISKLTEEKNSAIQQNNKLQQELELLRNQSSKSRTGISFIYVLLVGLVGVLLGYIVKRT from the exons ATGGCTAACCTCGAACTCCTCACCATCGAGCCTCAAGAGCTTCAGTTTCCAT tTGAATTGAAGAAGCAGATCTCGTGTTCTTTACAGCTGCTAAACAAGAGTGATAATTATGTGGCTTTTAAG GTTAAGACAACGAATCCTAAAAAGTACTGTGTTAGGCCTAACACTGGGATGGTTTTGCCACGGTCCACTTGTGATGTTATAG TAACAATGCAAGCACAAAAGGAGGCACCTCTTGATTTGCAATGTAAGGACAAGTTTTTACTGCAGAGCGTCGTCGCAAGTCCCGGAGCTACTGCAAAAGATATCAACGCCGAGATG TTTAATAAAGATGCAGGTCATGTAGTGGAAGAGAGCAAATTGAGGGTTGTTTATGTAGCTCCGCCTAGACTGCCATCTCCGGTTCATGAAGGATCAGAGGAAGGTTCTTCACCTAGAGCTTCTGTATCAGACAATGGGAATCTGACTGAACGTTCAGTG GTTTCAAAAGCTTTTGCGGAGAGACATGAGCCTCAAAATAACTCGGTTGAG ACAAAGTCTCTTATTTCCAAGCTGACTGAGGAGAAAAATTCCGCTATTCAGCAAAACAACAAGCTTCAGCAAGAACTG GAGTTGTTGAGGAATCAAAGTAGCAAAAGCCGCACTGGTATCTCATTTATATATGTTCTTCTCGTCGGATTGGTTGGTGTCCTTTTGGGGTACATCGTGAAGCGAACATGA
- the LOC126653998 gene encoding uncharacterized protein LOC126653998 codes for MTTALVKTPPTLSNILVSCSRPKCLKLFKSPDVCRSFIFPKLRTSPTLVCCTKSTPWEPSPVTYAPTDNADGSFLEKSSNIFETLSSTDSNEASSPNIRENTDIDPQPSVKFQFLKWPMWILGPSLLLATGMVPTLWLPLSSIFLGPNIASLLSLIGLDCMFNLGATVFLLMADSVSRPKNLAEASNSKPPISYKLWNMVASISGLIIPLTMLLASYNGSIQPQLPFISFMVLMGPYLLLLSVQIVTEMLTWHWKSPVWLMTPVVYEAYRVLQLMRGLKLGAELIAPAWMMHMIRGLVCWWILILGIQLMRVAWFAGFTARAHQKSLSTTADS; via the coding sequence ATGACGACAGCTCTAGTTAAAACTCCTCCGACATTATCAAACATTTTGGTGTCGTGTTCCCGTCCCAAGTGTCTGAAATTGTTTAAATCCCCTGACGTGTGTCGCAGTTTTATCTTCCCCAAGCTTCGTACTAGTCCCACTCTTGTTTGCTGCACAAAATCGACTCCCTGGGAGCCTTCACCTGTCACATACGCTCCCACTGATAATGCTGATGGTAGCTTCTTGGAGAAAAGTAGCAACATATTCGAAACTCTGAGTTCCACCGACAGCAATGAAGCATCTTCGCCCAACATTCGAGAGAATACGGATATTGACCCTCAGCCATCGGTGAAGTTTCAGTTTCTTAAATGGCCTATGTGGATTCTGGGCCCTTCTCTTCTCCTTGCCACGGGCATGGTACCAACATTATGGCTACCTCTGTCGTCCATATTCCTAGGTCCAAACATAGCGAGTCTGCTTTCGTTGATTGGATTAGATTGCATGTTCAATCTCGGTGCTACCGTTTTTCTTCTTATGGCCGATTCTGTTTCACGTCCTAAAAACCTCGCGGAAGCCAGCAATAGCAAGCCTCCAATTAGTTACAAATTATGGAACATGGTCGCATCCATTTCCGGACTTATCATTCCTTTGACGATGCTGTTGGCATCCTATAATGGCTCCATACAACCGCAGCTGCCTTTCATCTCATTTATGGTCCTGATGGGTCCCTACCTCCTGCTTCTCTCTGTACAGATTGTAACTGAGATGCTGACTTGGCACTGGAAGTCACCTGTGTGGCTGATGACCCCGGTTGTGTATGAAGCATATCGCGTGTTACAGTTGATGAGGGGGTTGAAGCTCGGGGCTGAGCTTATTGCACCAGCATGGATGATGCATATGATTAGGGGACTTGTATGTTGGTGGATCCTTATTCTTGGGATTCAACTCATGAGAGTTGCTTGGTTTGCTGGTTTCACAGCTCGAGCTCACCAGAAGTCGTTGTCGACAACTGCCGATTCTTAA
- the LOC126686229 gene encoding SPX domain-containing protein 3 translates to MKFGKRLKQHIQETLPDWRDKFLSYKDLKKLVRLISSAPLLSNESTEYGKVEAEFVYLLNSEIDKFNAFFMEQEEDFIIRNKELQHRIEIVIETWGENGRQASEEKYKEEMSKIRKDIINFHGEMVLLEHYSNINYTGLGKIVKKYDKRTGGLLRLPFIQTVLQQPFFTTDLISKLVKECENTIDGVFPVNEVEEKVREGIIVAGDEGIFRNTVAALMSMQEIRRGSSTYSRFSLPPLNLPDSDLIRSLHVNSPIPIV, encoded by the exons ATGAAGTTCGGTAAAAGATTAAAGCAACATATTCAAGAAACACTGCCCGATTGGCGCGATAAGTTCTTGTCGTATAAAGATTTGAAGAAGCTTGTTCGATTGATTTCTTCTGCTCCATTGCTGTCGAATGAATCAACCGAGTATGGGAAAGTGGAGGCTGAGTTTGTTTATTTGTTGAACAGCGAAATCGACAAATTTAACGCGTTTTTCATGGAACAAGAAGAGGATTTTATCATAAGAAATAAG GAGCTACAGCATAGAATTGAGATTGTGATAGAAACTTGGGGAGAGAATGGAAGGCAGGCTTCAGAAGAGAAATACAAGGAGGAAATGAGCAAGATTAGAAAAGATATTATCAATTTCCATGGAGAAATGGTGCTCCTAGAACACTATAGCAATATCAACTACACTG GATTAGGTAAAATTGTGAAGAAATATGACAAGAGAACTGGTGGACTATTACGGTTGCCCTTCATTCAGACAGTACTACAGCAACCATTTTTCACGACGGATTTAATCTCAAAACTTGTGAAGGAATGTGAAAACACAATAGACGGCGTATTTCCGGTGAACGAAGTAGAAGAAAAAGTAAGAGAAGGAATAATAGTGGCCGGAGATGAAGGGATATTTAGAAACACAGTAGCAGCATTAATGAGCATGCAAGAAATCAGAAGAGGCAGTTCTACTTACAGCCGCTTCTCATTGCCGCCGCTTAACTTGCCGGATTCTGATCTCATTCGATCATTACACGTCAACTCTCCGATACCCATTGTCTGA